A stretch of the Thermofilum adornatum genome encodes the following:
- a CDS encoding Lrp/AsnC family transcriptional regulator encodes MSAEHSAAVAYVLINCDIGKEKEVLEELKKIPGVIEAHLLYGVYDIIVKATGKNNTEIREMILTKIRRIPGVKRTLTMPVVE; translated from the coding sequence ATGAGCGCGGAACACTCTGCCGCAGTAGCCTATGTTCTGATAAATTGTGACATAGGTAAGGAGAAGGAAGTTCTAGAAGAGTTAAAGAAAATACCTGGCGTTATAGAGGCACACCTACTCTACGGCGTCTACGACATCATAGTTAAGGCAACGGGCAAAAATAACACAGAAATCAGAGAAATGATACTTACAAAAATAAGGAGAATACCAGGAGTAAAGCGCACCTTAACAATGCCTGTCGTCGAGTAA
- a CDS encoding 60S ribosomal export protein NMD3, with protein MSERVFVCPICGRRTERLIDGLCPDCYVKHHPMVEQKKAELTLKICKKCGRLGYKGSWSDTEEELLDQIRKDLKHIVKLRGEIRDIDIKIYPRQGSMQLTVTGKVHPEIQQFYQEEYEIPVKMEYTICDACLGRVSKAKRAIVQVRASNRELTQREKNILLGLLEQTASMKGKGADLSPWQVKEESGGFDLYFSTISAAKEFVNNLSHKMYFDTLETGKKVGVDSSGQEKFQVTFRLLLPGFTKGDVIKYRDRYYLVKDIDSKRVFLLDLDSYVVESVVLLKSFISQTSTVARASEIQRGIIVAVENEKVYVMDKDYKVYEVDVKKSEGIFRIEDKVGILFHEGKIILVPLQDK; from the coding sequence ATGTCAGAGCGTGTCTTTGTGTGTCCTATATGTGGCAGGAGGACTGAGAGGCTTATTGACGGTCTTTGCCCAGACTGCTACGTCAAGCATCACCCGATGGTGGAGCAAAAAAAGGCTGAGTTGACTCTAAAGATTTGCAAGAAGTGTGGCAGGCTAGGTTATAAAGGTTCATGGAGTGATACAGAGGAAGAACTACTAGACCAAATAAGGAAGGATCTGAAACACATCGTGAAGCTTAGGGGTGAAATAAGAGACATTGACATAAAGATTTACCCGAGACAAGGCTCTATGCAGCTCACAGTCACTGGCAAAGTGCACCCAGAGATACAGCAATTCTACCAAGAGGAATACGAAATTCCTGTAAAAATGGAATACACTATTTGTGATGCATGTCTGGGAAGAGTCTCAAAAGCCAAGAGGGCGATAGTCCAAGTTAGAGCAAGCAACAGGGAATTAACACAGAGAGAAAAAAACATACTATTGGGTCTTCTCGAGCAAACAGCGTCGATGAAAGGTAAAGGGGCTGATTTGTCTCCGTGGCAAGTTAAGGAAGAGTCTGGCGGGTTTGACCTTTATTTTTCTACTATAAGTGCAGCTAAAGAGTTTGTAAATAACTTATCGCATAAGATGTACTTTGATACGTTGGAGACTGGGAAAAAGGTAGGCGTTGATTCTAGTGGGCAAGAAAAGTTCCAGGTCACCTTTAGACTGTTGCTTCCCGGCTTTACCAAGGGCGACGTTATAAAGTATAGGGATCGTTACTACCTGGTAAAGGATATCGACTCAAAGAGAGTCTTCCTGTTAGACCTTGACAGTTATGTTGTGGAGAGTGTAGTGCTTTTAAAGAGTTTCATTTCGCAGACGTCTACAGTTGCAAGAGCCTCAGAGATTCAGAGGGGCATTATTGTTGCGGTTGAAAATGAAAAAGTATACGTAATGGATAAGGACTACAAGGTATACGAGGTAGATGTCAAAAAGAGTGAAGGGATATTTAGGATCGAGGACAAGGTTGGGATATTATTTCACGAAGGAAAAATTATCCTGGTTCCGCTTCAGGACAAATAG